A region from the Rheinheimera mangrovi genome encodes:
- the hscB gene encoding co-chaperone HscB, producing MNYFQLFHLPAQFELDLTELGTRYLELQRQFHPDKHAAGSERDKLMAVQQAANINDAYHSLKQPLLRAEHLLALRGLKISNEQRSFMEPAFLMQQMELRELLAEISDAADPDALIDEADQQIQQQKKALLRQLQSALDANNPEHDHQAADIIRKLKFFFKLQQELELIEQTQD from the coding sequence ATGAATTACTTTCAGCTTTTTCATCTGCCAGCTCAATTTGAGCTGGATTTGACTGAATTAGGCACGCGTTATCTGGAACTGCAGCGTCAGTTTCACCCGGATAAACATGCAGCGGGCTCTGAGCGCGATAAGCTGATGGCGGTGCAACAAGCTGCCAATATCAATGATGCCTATCACAGCTTAAAGCAGCCCTTGTTGCGCGCCGAACATTTACTGGCGTTACGGGGTTTAAAAATCAGTAACGAGCAGCGTAGCTTTATGGAGCCTGCTTTTTTAATGCAGCAAATGGAATTACGTGAATTGCTGGCCGAGATCAGTGATGCAGCGGATCCTGATGCGTTAATTGATGAAGCCGATCAACAAATTCAGCAGCAGAAAAAAGCCTTATTACGACAGTTGCAATCGGCACTGGACGCCAACAACCCTGAGCACGATCATCAGGCGGCTGATATAATCCGCAAACTCAAATTTTTCTTTAAGCTGCAGCAAGAGCTGGAGCTGATTGAACAAACACAAGATTAA
- the hscA gene encoding Fe-S protein assembly chaperone HscA, translating to MALLQIAEPGQSAAPHQHKLAAGIDLGTTNSLVATVRSGEAKTLFNKAGQDMVPSVVRYTADKVIVGHAAAADAVLDPHNTIVSVKRLMGRGFAEINADAEHIPYELVDQSGLVAINTIQGIKNPVEVSAEILATLADTASQTLGGDLTGVVITVPAYFDDSQRQATKDAAKLAGLTVLRLLNEPTAAALAYGLDSGQEGVVAVYDLGGGTFDISILRLKRGVFEVLATGGDSALGGDDFDHALVNWLQQQTGQSTLSHSELRQYLVTARQIKENLSATEQLDFVLPLASGEFKGQISRADFDALIQPLVRKTIRACKQVLRDAGLDTEEIQQVVMVGGSTRVPLVRSAVAEFFDTEPLTSIDPDKVVAIGAAIQANVLVGNKSDHDTLLLDVIPLSLGLETMGGLVEKIIPRNTVIPVARAQEFTTFKDGQTAMAIHVLQGERELVDACRSLARFNLTNIPAMAAGGAHIRVTFQVDADGLLSVTAQEKSTGVSASIQVKPSYGLSDDQVATMIQSSMLYAKQDMQLRLLKEQQVEAERVLEAVSAALNADAALLTAEEKLSVEQALAELATVKQGDNTAAIKAAIEHTNHITDEFAARRMDISIRKALQGHKVDEV from the coding sequence ATGGCGTTATTACAAATTGCAGAGCCCGGTCAAAGCGCGGCTCCACATCAGCACAAGTTAGCCGCAGGTATTGATCTCGGTACCACTAATTCGCTTGTTGCTACTGTTCGCAGTGGCGAAGCCAAAACTCTGTTTAATAAAGCAGGCCAGGACATGGTGCCTTCTGTGGTGCGTTATACCGCGGACAAGGTCATAGTAGGTCATGCAGCAGCAGCGGATGCTGTGCTGGACCCACACAATACCATAGTGTCAGTAAAACGTCTGATGGGCCGTGGTTTTGCTGAAATCAACGCCGATGCCGAACATATTCCTTACGAGCTGGTAGACCAATCTGGCTTAGTGGCGATAAACACCATTCAGGGTATTAAAAACCCGGTTGAAGTCTCAGCTGAAATTCTGGCGACTTTGGCCGATACTGCCAGCCAAACCTTAGGTGGTGACCTGACTGGTGTGGTGATTACAGTACCTGCCTATTTTGATGACTCGCAGCGCCAGGCGACCAAAGATGCAGCCAAGCTTGCTGGTTTAACTGTATTACGTTTATTAAACGAACCGACAGCAGCAGCTTTAGCTTATGGCCTGGATTCAGGTCAGGAGGGTGTAGTTGCTGTCTATGATTTAGGTGGTGGTACTTTTGATATCTCCATCCTGCGCTTAAAGCGTGGTGTGTTTGAGGTACTAGCCACAGGTGGTGATTCGGCTTTAGGTGGTGATGATTTTGATCACGCTTTAGTCAACTGGTTACAACAGCAAACTGGTCAAAGCACACTTTCGCATTCAGAGCTGCGCCAGTATCTGGTCACAGCCCGTCAAATTAAAGAAAACTTAAGTGCCACAGAGCAGCTGGATTTTGTTCTGCCTTTAGCTTCCGGTGAATTTAAAGGCCAGATCAGCAGAGCTGATTTTGATGCCTTAATTCAGCCTTTAGTGCGCAAGACCATTCGAGCTTGCAAGCAAGTACTGCGAGATGCCGGTTTAGATACCGAAGAAATTCAGCAAGTGGTGATGGTCGGTGGGTCTACCCGCGTACCATTAGTGCGAAGCGCTGTGGCAGAGTTTTTCGACACAGAACCACTGACTTCGATAGACCCGGACAAAGTGGTTGCTATAGGTGCAGCTATTCAGGCCAACGTGCTGGTCGGCAATAAGTCCGATCACGATACCTTGCTGCTTGACGTGATACCTCTGTCTTTAGGTTTGGAGACCATGGGTGGTTTAGTGGAAAAAATTATTCCACGTAATACTGTTATCCCTGTGGCCCGTGCTCAGGAATTTACCACCTTTAAAGATGGCCAGACCGCTATGGCTATTCACGTGCTGCAAGGTGAACGTGAACTGGTCGATGCTTGTCGTTCACTCGCCCGTTTTAATCTGACTAATATTCCGGCTATGGCCGCTGGTGGCGCTCATATTCGGGTCACTTTCCAGGTCGATGCCGATGGTTTATTAAGTGTCACTGCTCAGGAAAAATCGACCGGAGTCAGCGCCAGTATTCAGGTCAAACCTTCGTACGGTTTAAGTGACGATCAGGTCGCAACCATGATCCAAAGCTCTATGTTGTATGCCAAGCAGGATATGCAGCTGCGTTTGTTAAAAGAGCAACAGGTAGAAGCTGAGCGGGTACTGGAAGCTGTCAGTGCGGCCTTAAATGCCGATGCTGCACTTTTAACTGCAGAAGAAAAATTAAGTGTAGAACAAGCCCTTGCTGAACTTGCCACAGTGAAACAAGGCGACAACACGGCCGCTATTAAAGCCGCCATTGAACATACCAATCACATAACGGATGAGTTTGCAGCACGCCGTATGGATATTTCTATCCGTAAGGCATTGCAAGGTCATAAGGTCGACGAGGTCTGA
- the ndk gene encoding nucleoside-diphosphate kinase, whose product MALERTFSIVKPDAVAKNHIGAIYHRFESAGLRIVAAKMLHLSQEQAEGFYGEHKERPFFKALVSFMTSGPVMVQVLEGEDAVRKNREIMGATNPKDAAAGTLRADYAASIDENAVHGSDAAASAAREIAFFFTEAELCARTR is encoded by the coding sequence ATGGCTTTAGAACGTACTTTTTCAATCGTAAAACCAGATGCAGTAGCGAAGAACCACATCGGCGCTATCTACCACCGTTTTGAGTCTGCAGGTTTACGTATTGTTGCAGCAAAAATGTTGCACTTAAGCCAGGAACAGGCTGAAGGCTTCTACGGTGAGCACAAAGAGCGTCCATTTTTCAAAGCTTTAGTATCTTTCATGACCTCTGGTCCAGTAATGGTTCAGGTGTTAGAAGGCGAAGACGCTGTTCGTAAGAACCGTGAAATCATGGGTGCTACTAACCCTAAAGACGCTGCTGCCGGTACTTTACGTGCTGACTACGCTGCCAGCATTGACGAAAACGCTGTTCATGGTTCAGACGCTGCTGCTTCTGCTGCCCGTGAAATCGCGTTCTTCTTCACTGAAGCGGAACTGTGTGCCCGTACTCGTTAA
- the fdx gene encoding ISC system 2Fe-2S type ferredoxin: MPQIIFLPHAELCPEGVAVEAKTGETVLDVALRCGISIEHACEKSCACTTCHVIVREGFRSLDPSDELEDDMLDKAWGLEPDSRLGCQARIADEDLVVEIPKYTVNMVSEGH; encoded by the coding sequence ATGCCACAAATCATCTTTTTACCCCATGCAGAGTTATGCCCTGAAGGTGTCGCAGTCGAAGCCAAAACAGGTGAAACTGTGCTGGATGTGGCGCTTCGTTGTGGCATTTCGATTGAACATGCCTGCGAAAAATCCTGTGCCTGCACCACCTGTCACGTCATAGTGCGTGAAGGCTTCCGCTCTCTTGATCCTAGCGATGAGCTGGAAGACGATATGTTGGATAAAGCCTGGGGTTTAGAACCAGATTCACGTTTAGGCTGTCAGGCGCGCATTGCGGATGAAGACTTAGTGGTTGAAATTCCTAAGTACACAGTCAATATGGTCAGCGAAGGGCATTAA